The following proteins are encoded in a genomic region of Sneathiella marina:
- a CDS encoding imelysin family protein, which translates to MIIRSTLGALATIIGFSAGLSSVAHADDNQERLFTATIEHFVNDFAIPTYFDFMTSTIKLDQAVDNLCEKPTAATLTSAKAAFRSTVLSWSAAEVIRFGPIRQENRLERVFYWPDTRSRGLKKVQSILAGGSILKDTKLESKSVAIQGLPALEYLLFGANSEGLTDAGSSAARCNFSKAITSNLMGISQSLYTEWESPNGYQVTLTSPKTTNGVFRSNGEVIQEILKSAAELIELVSKAKLQSPLGKSMEEVKPKRAAFWRSELTLENIQTNVASVVNLQNLAEFAEMLPASERGYSTNLIFDAKQINAALSKLIQSKVSWNSITIDAKMRELLLYIVSPLQGIKDILSIYYPEILGLQLGFNSLDGD; encoded by the coding sequence ATGATTATTCGATCTACATTGGGCGCTTTAGCTACAATCATCGGCTTTTCAGCAGGTTTATCCTCCGTTGCTCATGCCGACGACAATCAAGAAAGGCTGTTTACCGCAACAATTGAGCATTTTGTCAATGATTTTGCCATTCCAACTTATTTTGATTTTATGACGAGCACCATCAAGCTTGATCAAGCGGTTGATAATCTATGCGAAAAACCGACGGCTGCTACGCTTACTTCTGCCAAAGCGGCATTCCGCTCAACTGTGCTTAGCTGGTCAGCCGCAGAAGTAATCCGCTTTGGGCCAATCCGGCAGGAAAATCGACTGGAAAGAGTTTTTTACTGGCCAGATACCCGCTCACGCGGGCTTAAAAAAGTCCAATCAATATTGGCGGGAGGGAGTATACTTAAGGACACGAAATTGGAAAGCAAGTCGGTTGCCATTCAAGGGCTACCGGCTTTGGAATATTTGTTATTTGGCGCGAACAGCGAAGGATTGACCGACGCTGGAAGCAGCGCGGCTCGATGTAATTTCTCAAAAGCCATCACGAGCAATTTAATGGGTATATCACAAAGCTTGTATACGGAATGGGAGAGCCCAAATGGATACCAAGTTACCCTGACGTCACCAAAGACAACAAACGGCGTTTTTCGGTCAAATGGAGAAGTAATTCAGGAAATCCTGAAATCTGCTGCTGAGCTAATTGAACTGGTTTCAAAAGCAAAACTGCAATCACCACTTGGCAAATCGATGGAGGAGGTGAAACCGAAGCGCGCTGCATTTTGGCGATCGGAATTGACTCTCGAGAACATCCAGACAAACGTAGCCTCGGTCGTCAATTTACAAAATCTCGCAGAATTTGCTGAAATGCTACCGGCAAGTGAAAGAGGATACAGCACCAATTTGATTTTCGATGCCAAGCAGATAAATGCCGCGCTTAGCAAGCTTATCCAAAGCAAGGTCTCCTGGAATAGTATTACAATAGATGCAAAAATGAGGGAGTTACTGCTTTATATAGTCAGCCCTCTTCAAGGCATTAAAGATATTTTGTCGATATATTATCCTGAGATTTTGGGATTGCAACTGGGGTTTAATTCTCTCGATGGTGATTAA
- a CDS encoding di-heme oxidoredictase family protein — protein MLFSNNQKQKRAIALLVAGGFLTLPSMVLGEEIRRDDLTGSDLSRVREIVKPTASFDKAERFERMSAGAATTTINPSKDAFSQHLKNLDFSGQERFKLGNGLFRKLWVSSPSSTQASDGLGPLFNARSCQRCHLKDGRGHPPQHSADTATSMFLRLSIPPRNTAERQAILKGELDVITEPTYGKQLQDFSIPELAAEGRMVISYEEIEAFLNGGERVSLRKPSYDIADLSYGPLADDVMLSPRVAPQMIGLGLIEAIHPADIIENAKTQQRSDDAVKGKVSWVGPKSEGKRAIGRFGWKASTPTVLQQSAGAFEGDIGISNDIAPRHSGDCTENQQACLTQATGVQKRLGETEAPSPVLELVTFYSRNLAVPARRNINNPEVLKGKEIFYNIGCVTCHRPKYVTSREGDQEELKFQLIWPYTDLLLHDMGAGLADNRPVGTATGTQWRTPPLWGIGLTKEVSGHTYFLHDGRARNLTEAILWHGGEAEAAQQAFVNLPKNERQNLIKFLESL, from the coding sequence ATGCTGTTTTCAAATAATCAAAAGCAAAAAAGAGCAATTGCTCTTTTAGTCGCAGGCGGATTTCTTACTCTCCCATCAATGGTGTTGGGAGAAGAAATCCGCCGTGATGATCTAACCGGTTCAGATCTTTCTCGTGTACGGGAAATCGTCAAACCCACGGCCAGTTTTGACAAAGCAGAGCGGTTCGAACGCATGTCTGCAGGGGCGGCAACGACAACAATTAATCCATCGAAAGACGCCTTTTCCCAGCATTTAAAAAACCTTGATTTCTCTGGCCAGGAACGATTTAAACTAGGGAATGGTTTGTTTCGCAAACTGTGGGTTTCCTCCCCGTCTTCGACACAAGCTTCAGACGGCTTGGGGCCCCTGTTTAATGCGCGGTCTTGCCAAAGGTGCCATCTAAAAGATGGGCGGGGACATCCTCCCCAACATTCGGCAGATACTGCGACTTCAATGTTCCTGCGACTTTCCATCCCACCCAGAAATACCGCTGAGAGACAAGCGATACTAAAGGGAGAACTGGACGTTATTACTGAGCCTACCTACGGAAAGCAATTACAGGATTTTTCGATTCCTGAACTTGCAGCTGAGGGGAGAATGGTTATCAGTTACGAGGAAATCGAGGCTTTCCTAAATGGAGGAGAACGAGTATCTCTTCGCAAGCCGTCTTATGATATTGCTGACCTGTCATACGGCCCATTAGCCGATGATGTCATGCTTTCACCTCGTGTTGCGCCTCAAATGATCGGACTGGGATTAATAGAAGCAATCCATCCAGCGGATATTATTGAAAATGCGAAAACACAGCAAAGATCAGATGATGCTGTTAAGGGCAAGGTAAGCTGGGTCGGCCCAAAATCAGAAGGCAAGCGAGCCATAGGGCGTTTCGGCTGGAAAGCGTCCACGCCAACCGTGCTTCAGCAATCAGCTGGCGCCTTTGAAGGCGATATAGGAATCTCCAATGACATCGCCCCCCGGCACTCGGGTGATTGTACTGAAAATCAACAAGCCTGTTTAACGCAAGCTACCGGCGTTCAAAAGAGATTGGGGGAGACAGAAGCCCCCTCTCCTGTTCTTGAACTTGTCACCTTTTATTCAAGAAATCTGGCAGTCCCCGCTCGTCGAAATATTAACAATCCCGAAGTTCTCAAAGGAAAAGAAATATTTTATAATATCGGATGCGTAACCTGCCACCGGCCGAAATATGTTACGAGCAGGGAAGGAGACCAAGAGGAGTTGAAGTTCCAACTCATTTGGCCCTACACGGACCTGCTTCTCCATGATATGGGAGCCGGGCTCGCGGACAACCGGCCGGTTGGAACAGCAACAGGCACCCAGTGGCGGACACCACCACTTTGGGGGATTGGCCTGACAAAGGAAGTCAGCGGCCATACCTATTTTCTTCATGATGGCCGCGCCCGAAATCTAACGGAAGCAATTTTATGGCATGGTGGTGAAGCAGAAGCTGCGCAACAAGCGTTCGTAAATCTGCCAAAGAATGAAAGACAGAATCTAATCAAGTTTCTGGAATCATTATAG
- a CDS encoding ABC transporter ATP-binding protein produces the protein MTEATREKIDNSTVTVIYGRLLKEYVAPYKGRVILAMLFMMVSAATAAATAFVMKPIVDEVFFEQNPIYIYYTTAAVAVIFALRGFSAYGQTVLMDWVGTRVVSDIQLALFKKIVSADLAWFHSNPTGNLISRFVFETNQLKAAATQTLVALTKDSLTAVFLIASLFYYDWRMALVILIALPPGALAIRQLVKRSRKAFHKVMEQTADFSIFLDEHFQGIRVVKAYGREKEAEQRGREVIDERFRYQFKALRIQASSSPIVETLSGLIIAGVIFYGASNVVDGHTTPGTFFAFITAVMLTYQPVKSVAKIFPQMQNGMVAAHRIFDLLDIVYKVVDKPDAVPLEFHKGKIEFEGVSFSYNENEPVLKNISLQLNAGKRIALVGPSGGGKSTILNLIPRFYNVNDGRILLDGQDVRDVTMASVRDKIALVSQDVFLFDASIKANIAYGRDEVSDEEILAAARSAAVHDFVSSLPDGYETLVGSDGVRLSGGQKQRIAIARAMLKDAPILLLDEATSALDTDSERKIQIALKELMKGRTSLVIAHRLSTILDADMINVIVAGEVVETGTHDELLVHGGVYADLYNNQFALDDSVTPFPQIRS, from the coding sequence GTGACCGAAGCAACGCGTGAGAAAATTGACAATTCAACAGTGACCGTCATCTATGGCCGGTTACTAAAGGAATATGTAGCACCGTACAAAGGACGGGTCATACTCGCTATGTTGTTCATGATGGTCAGTGCTGCAACTGCAGCGGCAACTGCTTTCGTCATGAAGCCAATAGTTGATGAGGTGTTCTTCGAACAGAATCCTATTTACATTTACTATACAACAGCTGCTGTAGCAGTCATATTTGCACTGCGCGGTTTTTCGGCATATGGCCAAACCGTACTGATGGATTGGGTCGGCACACGAGTTGTCTCCGATATTCAGTTGGCACTCTTTAAGAAAATTGTATCGGCGGACCTCGCCTGGTTTCATAGTAACCCTACAGGAAATTTAATCTCCCGCTTTGTTTTTGAAACCAATCAACTCAAAGCAGCAGCGACGCAAACGTTAGTTGCTTTGACGAAAGATAGCTTGACGGCGGTCTTTTTGATTGCGTCGCTGTTTTATTATGACTGGCGTATGGCGCTTGTCATTCTCATTGCGCTTCCTCCCGGAGCATTGGCAATCAGACAGCTGGTAAAACGCTCCCGAAAAGCGTTTCACAAAGTGATGGAACAGACCGCAGATTTTAGTATTTTTCTAGACGAGCATTTTCAGGGTATCCGTGTCGTTAAGGCTTATGGGCGTGAAAAAGAAGCGGAGCAACGAGGAAGAGAAGTAATTGATGAACGCTTTAGATACCAATTCAAAGCGCTTCGTATTCAAGCATCCAGCAGCCCCATTGTGGAAACACTTTCAGGGCTGATTATTGCAGGCGTGATTTTTTATGGTGCCTCGAATGTTGTCGACGGGCATACAACTCCGGGAACATTCTTTGCTTTTATAACAGCGGTAATGCTGACTTATCAGCCAGTTAAGAGCGTCGCCAAGATATTTCCTCAGATGCAAAATGGTATGGTTGCTGCACACCGTATTTTTGATTTGTTGGACATCGTATATAAAGTTGTTGATAAGCCAGATGCTGTCCCGCTGGAATTCCATAAAGGAAAAATTGAATTCGAGGGCGTCAGTTTTTCTTATAATGAGAATGAACCTGTTCTAAAGAATATTTCTCTACAATTGAATGCCGGTAAGCGTATTGCTCTGGTGGGTCCCTCTGGCGGGGGCAAGTCGACAATATTGAATCTCATCCCAAGATTTTATAACGTTAACGACGGGCGCATATTGTTGGACGGGCAGGATGTTCGGGACGTGACGATGGCATCGGTCCGAGACAAAATTGCTTTGGTAAGCCAGGATGTTTTTCTATTTGATGCGTCAATTAAGGCAAATATCGCGTATGGCCGGGACGAAGTTAGTGACGAGGAAATACTAGCGGCCGCGCGGTCAGCTGCCGTTCATGACTTTGTTTCAAGTTTACCGGACGGCTATGAAACGTTAGTTGGCAGTGATGGTGTGAGATTGTCCGGCGGGCAGAAACAGCGTATTGCCATCGCCAGAGCAATGTTGAAAGATGCTCCGATTTTGCTTTTGGATGAGGCTACATCTGCGCTGGATACGGATTCTGAGAGAAAAATCCAGATTGCACTGAAGGAATTGATGAAAGGCAGAACGTCGCTGGTAATTGCGCATAGACTGTCGACAATTTTGGATGCTGACATGATTAATGTCATCGTTGCGGGTGAAGTCGTGGAAACAGGTACACATGATGAATTGTTGGTCCATGGCGGTGTTTACGCCGATCTGTACAATAATCAATTTGCGCTTGACGATTCTGTTACGCCATTTCCGCAAATTAGGAGCTAG
- a CDS encoding Acg family FMN-binding oxidoreductase, whose amino-acid sequence MNRRSFIRTIGGSGLVLAAGGFGLTGCDQMPDSAIAPWKGPAADLSDREWMLSYAMLAPNPHNMQPWLVDLSRENEITLFVDPTRLLPETDPYGRQILIGQGTFLELLSIAARQKSYRADISIFPQGEPADGTLDIAKAPVAQIKIFKEAAIAPDPLFTQITKRRSNKEGYEEKYLSHEDLTALSALPLNGGERVGFATTSDTIVPLREFARQAILTEMTTPRTLLESIERTRIGAEEIAKNPDGIDLNGPLFWWLKRLDLMTPEKAMTPGTMAYQGGIDYAMGWVEGTYNMGWLTTADNSRTAEVNVGRTYVRLNLMATATGVAMHPVSQVLQEYPEMQDIQTAFLEHLQISGQETVQMFYRLGYQEPVSPSPRRKLPDIVMG is encoded by the coding sequence ATGAATAGACGCAGTTTTATCAGGACAATTGGCGGAAGTGGTTTGGTACTGGCAGCAGGCGGGTTTGGACTTACGGGCTGTGACCAAATGCCTGATAGTGCAATCGCGCCCTGGAAGGGTCCTGCGGCGGATCTCAGCGACAGAGAATGGATGCTAAGCTATGCAATGCTGGCACCAAATCCGCATAACATGCAGCCTTGGCTTGTCGATCTATCCAGGGAAAATGAAATTACACTGTTTGTAGATCCGACGCGGTTGTTACCGGAAACAGACCCATATGGCAGACAAATACTCATTGGTCAGGGCACATTTTTAGAACTTCTAAGTATCGCCGCGCGTCAAAAAAGCTATCGAGCGGACATCTCCATCTTTCCGCAAGGGGAACCCGCCGATGGGACACTTGATATTGCAAAAGCGCCAGTGGCTCAAATCAAGATTTTCAAAGAGGCCGCAATTGCGCCTGACCCTCTGTTCACCCAAATCACCAAACGGCGCTCGAATAAAGAAGGATATGAGGAGAAATATCTTTCGCACGAAGATCTTACCGCCTTATCCGCCCTGCCGCTTAATGGCGGTGAGCGAGTTGGATTCGCAACAACCTCAGACACCATTGTTCCACTTCGGGAATTCGCACGACAGGCTATTTTAACGGAAATGACCACCCCTCGTACCTTGCTTGAAAGCATCGAAAGAACACGGATTGGCGCGGAAGAGATAGCAAAAAACCCGGATGGTATCGATCTAAATGGTCCTCTTTTTTGGTGGCTTAAACGCCTCGACCTTATGACCCCGGAAAAAGCGATGACCCCCGGGACCATGGCATATCAAGGCGGCATCGACTACGCCATGGGCTGGGTTGAAGGAACATATAACATGGGCTGGCTGACGACAGCGGACAATAGTCGAACCGCAGAGGTTAACGTCGGTCGCACATATGTTCGGCTGAACCTTATGGCCACGGCGACAGGTGTTGCCATGCACCCTGTTAGTCAGGTTCTCCAGGAGTATCCAGAAATGCAGGACATCCAAACCGCGTTCCTAGAACATTTGCAGATAAGTGGCCAAGAAACCGTCCAAATGTTTTATCGTTTAGGTTATCAGGAGCCCGTTTCCCCCTCCCCACGCAGAAAATTGCCTGATATAGTTATGGGATGA
- a CDS encoding imelysin family protein → MTYKNYFKTPICVMAVSSAILWSSSVQADTEISKTSVVTTYSDIAEAIFEDSLSSAQALSVAVQTLIQSPSKASLDLARAAWIAARVPYQQSETYRFGNAMVDDWEGRVNAWPLDEGLIDYVSNSYGAVSDENALYTVNVIANKSLTVNGKTVDAAEITPDLLSTTLHEAEGVEANVATGYHAIEFLLWGQDLNGTNAGAGNRPYTDFDTQNCTGGNCDRRSQYLASATNLLITDLKEMLALWRKDGAARTELTDNLSQGVITILTGMGSLSYGELAGERMKLGLLLKDPEEEHDCFSDNTHNSHYFDQIGIRNVYLGHYRRTNGDIVSGPSVSDLVKNTDPNLDVELRTDLDTTVAAMAALKSRAETIEAYDQMIGEDNPTGNAVVQTAIDKLVVQTRSIERAVKALGYDRIEIEGSDSLDNVNAVFK, encoded by the coding sequence ATGACTTACAAGAACTATTTTAAAACCCCGATTTGCGTGATGGCCGTTTCCAGCGCAATTCTTTGGTCAAGCAGTGTTCAGGCTGACACCGAAATTTCCAAAACCTCGGTTGTAACAACATATTCAGATATTGCTGAAGCAATATTTGAAGATTCTCTATCTTCAGCCCAGGCTTTATCAGTCGCAGTGCAAACTCTGATACAATCACCATCCAAGGCGTCACTGGACTTAGCACGCGCCGCTTGGATCGCCGCGCGGGTACCCTATCAGCAAAGCGAAACATATCGTTTTGGCAATGCCATGGTCGATGACTGGGAAGGTCGTGTAAACGCTTGGCCTCTGGATGAGGGTCTTATTGACTATGTAAGCAATTCCTATGGTGCTGTCTCAGATGAAAACGCTCTATACACAGTCAATGTTATCGCCAATAAATCTCTCACGGTAAATGGAAAGACCGTTGATGCTGCCGAAATAACCCCAGATCTATTGTCGACAACACTGCATGAGGCAGAAGGTGTTGAAGCGAATGTCGCGACAGGATATCACGCTATTGAATTCTTGCTGTGGGGGCAGGACCTAAACGGTACAAATGCTGGCGCCGGCAATCGGCCCTATACTGATTTTGACACACAGAATTGCACCGGCGGCAATTGTGATCGACGCTCACAATATCTTGCTTCGGCCACCAATCTGCTAATTACAGATCTGAAAGAAATGCTCGCACTTTGGCGAAAAGACGGCGCTGCCCGTACAGAACTCACGGACAATCTGTCACAAGGTGTCATTACCATTCTTACAGGCATGGGCTCGCTTTCTTATGGTGAATTAGCCGGTGAGCGCATGAAACTTGGCTTGCTACTCAAGGACCCGGAGGAAGAGCATGATTGTTTTTCCGACAATACGCATAATTCCCACTATTTTGACCAAATTGGAATCCGGAATGTCTATCTTGGTCACTATCGTCGTACCAACGGTGATATCGTAAGTGGTCCTTCAGTTTCAGATTTGGTTAAAAATACGGATCCAAATCTTGATGTAGAACTCAGAACCGATTTGGATACGACGGTTGCGGCAATGGCAGCCCTGAAGTCAAGAGCTGAAACTATTGAGGCATATGACCAGATGATTGGTGAGGATAACCCTACCGGCAACGCTGTTGTGCAAACAGCTATCGATAAACTCGTCGTTCAAACCCGCTCTATTGAACGGGCTGTGAAAGCCCTTGGTTACGACAGAATTGAGATCGAAGGATCCGATAGTTTGGACAATGTGAATGCTGTTTTCAAATAA
- a CDS encoding glycosyltransferase family 9 protein — MKRTLFVASNRLGDAVLTTGVLHHLLELEPEVPITVVCGEIPKDIFEAVPGVERVIAVKKRRYSMHWPEVAIDLGFVYWHRIVDFRSCLLGFLPAKQRSIWKGGNNSLHKVIANANLIGLDGPLPAKIIPTEFQISESRKWLEEAAAQGKILAIAPTANFYQKQWHYENYIALAKALTKDGGILNGAKIVVLGAPGEEDQALPVVNAFDDSQVINLIGKTTPMQAATILSQCTLFVGNDSGLMHTATAVNIPTVGLFGIGMPKVYGPWGERSLCLTSTPSGVPITRENTEDDVIESLPVETVIRETEAFYRRLSRNLSDI; from the coding sequence ATGAAGCGTACTTTGTTTGTTGCGTCAAATAGATTGGGCGATGCCGTCTTAACCACAGGCGTACTTCACCACCTGCTTGAGCTGGAACCCGAAGTCCCCATAACAGTTGTTTGCGGCGAAATACCAAAAGATATATTTGAAGCAGTTCCAGGTGTGGAAAGAGTCATAGCGGTTAAAAAACGCCGTTACAGCATGCACTGGCCCGAAGTTGCCATCGACCTTGGTTTTGTTTACTGGCATCGGATCGTCGATTTTCGTTCCTGCCTGCTCGGCTTTTTACCAGCAAAGCAACGCAGCATATGGAAAGGCGGCAACAATTCGCTCCACAAGGTCATTGCCAATGCAAACCTTATTGGCCTTGACGGCCCCTTGCCTGCAAAAATCATCCCGACCGAATTTCAGATTTCTGAAAGTAGAAAATGGCTCGAAGAAGCGGCGGCTCAAGGGAAAATACTCGCAATTGCTCCAACGGCAAATTTTTACCAAAAACAATGGCACTACGAAAACTACATTGCCCTCGCAAAAGCTCTGACTAAAGATGGGGGAATACTGAACGGTGCAAAAATCGTAGTACTCGGCGCCCCTGGCGAGGAAGATCAGGCTCTTCCGGTCGTAAATGCATTTGATGACAGCCAAGTCATTAATCTTATTGGCAAAACAACACCCATGCAAGCCGCAACAATTCTTTCCCAATGCACCTTATTTGTTGGCAATGATTCAGGCCTCATGCATACGGCAACAGCGGTCAATATTCCAACTGTCGGTCTATTTGGTATCGGTATGCCGAAAGTATATGGTCCGTGGGGTGAGCGTTCCCTCTGTCTCACAAGCACACCATCAGGTGTCCCGATTACTCGTGAAAACACGGAAGATGATGTGATTGAATCACTTCCTGTCGAAACCGTTATAAGAGAAACGGAAGCTTTTTATAGACGCCTGTCTAGAAATCTGAGTGACATCTAG
- a CDS encoding MFS transporter yields the protein MPESVISKQSAYSRLSLYYVAFFSVFGIALPLWPRWLEHHITLEYVGLVMGVSYWAKLIFVPATSWMADSTGNRKAILLALSVILICGLILLPYVSGWVIYAVIWGAAGAALSSAIPLSDGLTLRAQQTLGIDFGRARLWGSLSFITFSLLVGWTTDVFGIEAIYIAMILTAVFLLVATILLPAIHTVPDPGKVSFFAPLSLPNFPLFIVTVALLLSTHAGLYGFGSIHWNRLGFSNTEITVFWVIGVAAEIGMFAISGRLISRYGAIPMIIIAAVGGVVRWILLGLASSAIILVLAQILHALTFTLLYMAFIGYIAKRVPPSISASAQGLYDTLAMGIFFGIFTIAAGWLYQIEGAYSFYFMAILSAIGLVLACILLRRVRAHERQIPN from the coding sequence ATGCCAGAATCGGTAATTTCCAAGCAGTCTGCCTATAGTAGACTTTCCTTATATTATGTCGCATTTTTCTCAGTATTTGGAATTGCGCTGCCTCTTTGGCCACGATGGCTGGAGCATCACATAACTTTGGAATATGTCGGTCTGGTAATGGGGGTTTCATATTGGGCCAAGCTTATATTTGTTCCTGCAACATCTTGGATGGCTGACAGCACGGGAAACCGAAAAGCGATCTTGTTAGCATTGTCCGTTATCCTTATCTGTGGCTTGATCCTGCTACCTTATGTGAGTGGTTGGGTCATTTACGCCGTCATCTGGGGAGCAGCTGGCGCCGCACTTTCTTCTGCGATACCACTTTCGGATGGCCTTACCTTACGGGCTCAACAAACATTGGGCATAGATTTTGGTCGGGCAAGGCTGTGGGGTTCATTGAGCTTTATCACTTTTTCATTGCTGGTCGGATGGACGACGGATGTGTTTGGCATTGAAGCAATCTACATAGCGATGATCTTGACCGCAGTGTTCTTGCTGGTCGCTACAATCTTATTGCCGGCAATTCACACAGTACCTGATCCAGGTAAGGTTTCATTTTTCGCACCACTTTCTCTTCCGAATTTTCCGCTATTTATTGTTACCGTCGCGCTTCTTTTATCGACTCATGCCGGTCTTTACGGATTTGGATCGATCCATTGGAACCGGTTAGGATTTAGCAATACGGAAATAACAGTATTTTGGGTTATTGGAGTTGCAGCAGAAATCGGCATGTTTGCAATTTCCGGCCGTTTAATCTCAAGGTATGGTGCGATACCGATGATTATTATTGCTGCAGTTGGCGGCGTTGTGCGATGGATACTCTTAGGTCTGGCATCTTCAGCAATTATATTGGTTCTCGCGCAAATACTGCATGCGCTGACTTTTACTCTCCTCTATATGGCGTTTATCGGGTATATAGCAAAGCGCGTACCGCCGTCGATTTCGGCTTCTGCGCAAGGACTTTATGATACTCTGGCGATGGGTATTTTCTTTGGCATATTCACAATAGCTGCTGGCTGGCTTTATCAGATTGAGGGGGCCTACAGCTTTTATTTTATGGCCATATTGTCGGCCATCGGGTTAGTACTCGCCTGTATTTTGCTAAGGAGAGTTCGGGCGCATGAGCGGCAAATTCCGAATTAA
- a CDS encoding MarR family winged helix-turn-helix transcriptional regulator codes for MNEIKKKPSNDQKADIPSTDFRIINWIGIIQQLTETKMRQLLEDTDVPPPQFILLNHFSHRPDEGKTVSGIAAAMQQPQPGITKTIAKMLSKDFLRTEENPKDGRSKTLFLTETGKAAHFEAKNRLEHGMQNTFDGWHEWEKRDFFGFLDRLKIFLDDNR; via the coding sequence ATGAACGAGATAAAGAAAAAGCCTTCAAATGATCAGAAAGCGGATATCCCTTCCACGGACTTCCGGATTATCAACTGGATCGGCATCATTCAGCAGTTGACGGAAACCAAAATGCGTCAACTGCTAGAGGATACTGACGTGCCACCACCGCAGTTTATTCTGCTGAACCACTTTAGCCATCGGCCAGATGAAGGCAAAACGGTATCGGGCATAGCAGCGGCCATGCAACAACCGCAGCCAGGTATCACAAAAACAATTGCAAAAATGCTGTCGAAGGATTTTCTGCGTACGGAGGAAAACCCGAAAGATGGCCGCTCCAAAACACTGTTTTTAACTGAAACGGGCAAGGCGGCTCACTTTGAGGCCAAAAACCGACTTGAGCATGGCATGCAAAATACGTTTGACGGATGGCATGAATGGGAAAAACGGGATTTTTTCGGATTTTTGGATCGGTTGAAGATTTTCCTGGATGATAATCGCTAG
- a CDS encoding DUF1513 domain-containing protein → MVINRRQFIAMSLVSGIIEPQAANSQSTSSDFISCLKGTDGFAAARLDHQGAIKHLFPLPARGHDIALSPQKNKAVIFSRRPGRIAILLDLTENRIVAKISSHENRHFYGHGFFSPDGNLLYAAENNFEFEQGCIGIYDAQQNYRRIGEYDCHGIGPHETVLLADKNTIACAIGGIATHPEYPRQKLNIANMAPSLNYLDRDTGSLIEKVPVPANMHKLSLRHIVEGPDKTVWFCGQYEGPASDKVSIVGYHISGQPLNFVELPKALIARTKQYAGSIAINSDLTQVGVTFPRGNILALFSTESKQLTKIVHSQDVCGIAGVGHKFFASNGKGEFFDLEGVTSKNHGVLWDNHLQVISN, encoded by the coding sequence ATGGTGATTAACCGAAGGCAGTTTATTGCAATGTCCTTAGTTTCCGGCATTATTGAACCGCAGGCTGCAAACTCTCAATCAACATCTAGCGATTTTATATCCTGTTTAAAGGGGACGGATGGTTTCGCCGCAGCACGGTTGGATCATCAGGGCGCTATAAAACATCTTTTTCCCCTGCCCGCTAGAGGGCATGATATCGCGCTTTCTCCTCAGAAAAATAAAGCCGTGATTTTTTCTCGTCGTCCCGGCCGTATAGCCATCCTCCTGGATTTGACTGAAAACCGAATTGTCGCAAAGATATCATCGCATGAAAATCGCCATTTTTATGGCCATGGATTCTTTTCACCTGATGGAAATTTATTGTACGCTGCGGAGAATAATTTCGAATTTGAGCAGGGATGTATTGGTATTTATGACGCGCAGCAAAATTACCGCCGAATTGGCGAGTATGATTGCCATGGCATCGGTCCACATGAAACAGTACTTCTAGCAGACAAGAACACAATCGCCTGTGCTATTGGTGGTATTGCGACGCACCCAGAATACCCTAGGCAAAAACTCAATATAGCAAATATGGCACCATCCCTAAATTATCTCGATAGGGATACCGGAAGCCTTATCGAGAAAGTTCCAGTCCCTGCGAATATGCATAAACTGTCTCTTCGGCATATAGTGGAGGGGCCCGATAAGACGGTATGGTTCTGCGGACAATATGAAGGCCCAGCCTCGGATAAAGTTAGTATTGTCGGCTACCATATATCTGGGCAACCACTCAATTTTGTAGAATTGCCAAAAGCTCTAATTGCCCGCACGAAGCAGTATGCCGGCTCAATTGCAATTAATTCAGATTTGACACAAGTTGGAGTGACATTTCCGAGAGGAAATATTCTGGCGCTATTCAGCACAGAATCGAAACAACTCACAAAAATAGTCCATAGTCAGGACGTATGTGGAATAGCCGGCGTTGGACATAAATTCTTTGCGAGCAACGGTAAGGGTGAGTTTTTCGACTTGGAGGGCGTAACTTCAAAAAATCACGGAGTGTTATGGGACAACCACTTGCAAGTTATATCGAATTAA